From one Cyprinus carpio isolate SPL01 chromosome B3, ASM1834038v1, whole genome shotgun sequence genomic stretch:
- the LOC109112781 gene encoding G protein-activated inward rectifier potassium channel 1-like, whose protein sequence is MAALRRKFGEDYQVVNRGATFPSVQVKKKRQRFVDKNGRCNVQHGNLGGETSRYLSDLFTTLVDLKWRWNLLIFILTYTIAWLVMASMWWIIAYIRGDLNHGHDASYTPCVANVYNFPSAFLFFIETEATIGYGYRYITEKCPEGIILFLFQSLLGSIVDAFLIGCMFIKMSQPKKRAETLMFSQDAVISQRDGKLCLMFRVGNLRNSHMVSAQIRCKLIKSRQTPEGEFLPLDQCELDVGFGTGADQLFLVSPLTICHEINPKSPFFDLSQRSLMNEQFEIVVILEGIVETTGMTCQARTSYTEDEVLWGHRFLPVMSLEEGFFRVDYSQFHSTFEVPTPPYSVKEYEEKSSLPSPLVTPHRERVFSMDCLEVGEDGAHSGSASCKLPSKLQKMSSSGREDLQRKVLRLSSQPSEKASSTGDLPLKLQRLGSSPGQVDGEARFHLKALKVGFQPMAMSTGDLHQRSLPPTPAAIPTHPHGPPHTPGGRPEDNLPPKLRKMNADR, encoded by the exons ATGGCAGCACTAAGGCGTAAATTTGGAGAGGACTACCAGGTGGTGAACAGAGGCGCGACTTTTCCGAGCGTGCAGGTCAAGAAGAAGCGCCAGCGCTTCGTGGACAAGAACGGACGCTGCAATGTACAGCACGGGAATCTCGGCGGAGAGACCAGCCGCTATTTATCTGACCTGTTCACTACGCTGGTGGACTTGAAGTGGCGCTGGAACCTTCTCATTTTCATCCTCACCTACACCATCGCCTGGCTGGTCATGGCCTCAATGTGGTGGATAATCGCGTATATAAGAGGGGACTTGAATCATGGCCATGACGCTTCATACACTCCGTGCGTCGCCAATGTTTACAACTTCCCGTCGGCGTTCCTCTTTTTCATTGAAACCGAGGCGACCATTGGCTACGGTTACCGCTATATAACTGAGAAGTGCCCCGAGGGCATCATCCTGTTTCTGTTCCAGTCTCTGCTGGGCTCCATAGTAGACGCGTTTCTCATCGGCTGTATGTTCATTAAGATGTCCCAGCCGAAGAAGCGCGCGGAGACGCTCATGTTCAGTCAGGACGCGGTGATCTCACAACGAGACGGAAAACTCTGCTTAATGTTCCGCGTGGGCAATCTGAGGAACAGCCATATGGTGTCCGCGCAAATCAGGTGTAAACTCATAAAG TCTCGTCAGACCCCGGAGGGCGAGTTCCTGCCGTTGGATCAGTGTGAACTGGATGTGGGCTTTGGAACAGGCGCTGACCAACTCTTCCTAGTCTCTCCCCTCACCATCTGCCACGAAATCAATCCCAAGAGCCCTTTTTTCGACCTGTCCCAACGCTCGCTCATGAATGAGCAGTTTGAAATCGTCGTCATCTTGGAGGGCATTGTGGAGACAACGG GTATGACATGTCAAGCTCGTACCTCGTATACAGAAGATGAGGTGTTGTGGGGTCACCGCTTCCTTCCTGTTATGTCTCTGGAAGAGGGCTTCTTTCGGGTGGACTACTCCCAGTTTCACAGCACCTTTGAGGTTCCCACGCCACCCTACAGCGTGAAAGAATACGAGGAGAAATCCTCACTCCCCTCCCCACTGGTCACGCCGCACAGGGAGCGAGTGTTTTCCATGGACTGCCTGGAAGTAGGTGAGGATGGGGCCCATTCCGGAAGCGCTTCTTGCAAGCTGCCAAGCAAACTCCAGAAAATGAGCTCGTCTGGTAGAGAAGATCTGCAGAGGAAGGTGCTACGCTTGAGTTCGCAGCCATCCGAAAAGGCTTCAAGCACGGGAGACCTTCCTCTTAAACTACAGCGCCTCGGCTCCAGTCCAGGGCAGGTTGATGGAGAGGCACGATTCCACCTCAAAGCCCTCAAGGTGGGTTTCCAGCCCATGGCCATGTCCACGGGGGACCTCCACCAGAGAAGTCTGCCTCCCACCCCAGCAGCCATCCCCACACACCCCCACGGTCCTCCACACACGCCTGGTGGCCGTCCAGAGGACAACTTGCCTCCCAAATTAAGGAAGATGAATGCAGATCGCTGA
- the LOC109065652 gene encoding zinc finger protein 281-like has product MSLIQDKLGNEFLRSNGGMEPGFGPGMLMFSHLPPVTSFTRLASQTVMADLQPHEMILKKERDSPDCGGGGLSAGGMGGGGGIGGMMGSMGDYVHAMGIKQEKVSEHDYRLPLYPGGGAGTGVRSGGELLEVSLGNHQNLVVHDLSLGNLSGRLVKESSGRKGRRSNGEGQEGKTRRKRGESKSMMLDPDGGSLSPNSKPHICEHCSAAFRSSYHLRRHVLIHTGERPFRCTQCNMSFIQKYLLQRHEKIHSGEKPFSCDQCNMRFIQKYHMERHKRTHSGEKPYKCDTCQQYFSRTDRLLKHKRTCGDAIKKGVDGAEHELGSAGDGEHGSYGISQGNAATPSRKRGKTKNAGEGGERKRKKSSGSMGMTHSQGADGYGVHDFGVSTTSTSAQPGPSMHSEHGRAPKMAFKKGNRKSLEKNIHPMDQSKPGGMELPAGGGLDSLGLLSGPGAKVGPSSSNYDDAMQFLKKRRYLHVPNNGGPASGASDYDVGVSHLQSQPTVIQGVVSGVLDGDAALGLLDTSPLGDIKQDKSGIPDEVLQSLLDHYAHKPDVTFDITDPHHVELQPAATDSADPLGTDDAPSSPNSGDKAVIMHEYSRFLLQALERTSHSAIFPLGSSPGSAVTTTGHFTGPSPLLSDKHVYTSSPLEYSFSQPVSSSPSLLSVPKSHFGLLEGSSPPTGFHLSSLEPHTQQLTPSQELTEQLDKQHTSPPPPPHTPNTNAYQITPQPPDLGGPKEPQGPKNGAAATTGGFSLAASQDLDTLDPAKAPYQIENFAQAFGAQFKGGRVSLAFSSDSGGEVTHRLHTSVSEFSGYSNLLADASDPVSSGSKTPTSQSYR; this is encoded by the exons ATGAGCCTGATCCAGGACAAACTTGGCAATGAGTTCCTCCGCTCTAACGGTGGCATGGAGCCAGGCTTTGGTCCGGGCATGCTCATGTTCAGTCACCTGCCCCCTGTTACTAGCTTCACCCGATTGGCCAGTCAAACCGTTATGGCTGACCTGCAGCCCCACGAGATGATCTTGAAGAAGGAGAGGGACTCGCCGGACTGTGGAGGAGGAGGGCTGAGTGCTGGAGGCATGGGTGGTGGAGGTGGCATAGGAGGGATGATGGGAAGCATGGGAGATTACGTTCATGCCATGGGCATTAAACAGGAGAAGGTCTCTGAACATGATTACAGGCTGCCTCTCTACCCGGGAGGTGGAGCTGGAACTGGAGTACGAAGTGGAGGAGAGTTGCTGGAGGTCTCGCTGGGCAACCATCAGAACCTGGTGGTGCACGACCTCAGTCTGGGAAAC CTGTCAGGACGGCTGGTAAAGGAATCCTCAGGGAGGAAAGGTCGGAGGTCAAACGGCGAGGGACAGGAGGGCAAGACACGGAGGAAACGAGGAGAGTCAAAG TCAATGATGCTGGATCCAGATGGAGGGAGCTTGTCTCCAAACTCCAAACCGCACATCTGTGAGCACTGCAGTGCAGCGTTTCGGAGCTCCTATCATTTACGCAGACATGTGCTTATACACACAG GTGAGAGGCCTTTCCGCTGCACTCAGTGTAACATGAGCTTCATTCAGAAATACCTCTTACAGAGACACGAGAAGATCCACAGTG GAGAGAAGCCATTCAGCTGTGACCAGTGCAACATGCGTTTTATTCAGAAGTATCACATGGAAAGACACAAGAGAACTCACAGTGGAGAAAAGCCATACAAGTGTGACACCTGCCAACAG TATTTTTCCAGAACGGACCGGTTGCTGAAGCACAAGCGGACGTGTGGAGATGCCATTAAAAAGGGTGTGGATGGAGCAGAGCACGAGTTGGGCTCAGCAGGCGACGGAGAACACGGCAGCTACGGAATCTCTCAGGGAAATGCAGCTACGCCCAGCCGCAAACGGGGCAAGACAAAAAATGCTGGTGAGGGGGGTGAGCGAAAACGTAAAAAGTCATCCGGGTCTATGGGAATGACACATAGTCAGGGGGCGGATGGTTACGGGGTGCATGACTTTGGGGTATCAACAACTTCAACTTCAGCCCAGCCGGGTCCCAGCATGCACAGTGAACACGGACGGGCTCCCAAGATGGCCTTTAAGAAGGGGAACAGGAAGTCCCTGGAGAAGAATATTCACCCCATGGATCAGTCCAAGCCAGGAGGCATGGAGTTGCCTGCAGGAGGAGGCTTGGACAGCCTCGGGCTTCTTTCAGGTCCAGGGGCCAAAGTTGGTCCCAGCAGCAGTAACTATGATGATGCCATGCAGTTTCTGAAGAAGAGGCGATACCTCCATGTGCCGAACAATGGGGGCCCTGCTTCTGGAGCTTCGGACTACGATGTAGGCGTCAGTCATCTGCAGTCGCAGCCGACGGTTATCCAGGGTGTCGTTTCTGGGGTCCTAGATGGTGACGCCGCACTGGGCCTCCTGGACACGTCCCCTCTGGGAGATATAAAGCAGGACAAGTCTGGTATCCCAGATGAAGTTCTCCAGAGCTTGTTGGACCACTATGCTCACAAGCCTGATGTGACCTTCGACATCACCGATCCCCATCACGTCGAGCTCCAGCCAGCCGCCACAGATTCTGCAGACCCGCTGGGAACCGATGACGCCCCGTCAAGTCCCAACAGTGGCGACAAAGCCGTAATCATGCACGAGTACTCACGTTTTCTCCTACAGGCACTAGAGAGGACCAGTCACAGCGCAATCTTCCCCTTGGGTTCCAGTCCTGGTTCTGCCGTGACTACAACGGGACATTTTACAGGCCCTAGCCCGCTTTTGTCAGACAAGCATGTGTATACTTCCTCACCTCTCGAGTACTCGTTCTCTCAACCTGTCTCGTCTTCGCCCTCCCTTTTGTCTGTGCCAAAGTCCCACTTTGGTCTCCTCGAGGGCTCATCGCCTCCAACGGGCTTCCACTTGAGCAGCCTGGAGCCGCACACGCAGCAGCTCACACCTTCCCAGGAGCTCACCGAACAGCTGGACAAGCAGCACACCTCCCCTCCGCCGCCTCCACACACCCCCAACACCAACGCCTACCAGATCACACCTCAGCCTCCCGACCTGGGCGGTCCGAAGGAACCGCAAGGGCCGAAAAACGGAGCCGCAGCCACCACTGGAGGATTCTCCCTGGCTGCGTCCCAGGACCTAGACACGCTGGACCCAGCCAAGGCTCCTTATCAGATTGAGAACTTTGCCCAGGCTTTTGGGGCGCAGTTTAAAGGGGGCAGAGTGTCCCTGGCCTTCAGCAGTGACTCGGGGGGAGAGGTGACT